GAGCCGCAGGGTATATACGATGACAGCCACGCAGTATATATGATGAGAGCCGCACGGTATATACGATGAGAGCTGCAGGGTATATATGATGAGAGCCGCAGGGTATATACGATGAGAGCTGCAGGGTATATATGATGAGAGCCGCAGGGTATATACGATGACAGCCACGCAGTATATATGATGAGAGCCGCACGGTATATATGATGAGAGCCGCAGGGTATATATGATGAGAGCCGCAGGGTATATATGAGAGCCGCAGGGTATATATGATGAGAGCCGCAGCGTACGTGTGACAAGAGCCACGGCGCACAGTTTCCTATAGGAGACATgcagacccccccagccccccaagcCCAGGCTATTCCCTATAAGTGAAGCAAAGCCCAACCTCCACCCTCCTGCCTCTAGGGGACCCCGCACCCCCAAACActgcaggacccccccccccgagacgCCCCCGCCCCTTTCTATaggcaaacccccccccccgtcatTTCCTATAGGAGACTCAGAAATGTGCCCCGAACACCTATGTACCCCACAGTTTTCTAtatgacacccccccccagattGAGACCCCTCCAAGCCACGCTATTTCCCCCAAcgacccccccaaacccagacATTTCACAACTCCAAAACACCCTAAAGCACCCCAAAATCATCGCCCGCAGCCCTCCCTCCTGCGCCCAGGGCTGGGTGGCCGGGAAGCACTGAAATAATGGTCAGaatctctccccccccccccgaaaaataacaaataataaaatcagaCACACAACTCCCTCCCCCGAAAACACGAGCAATCCCCCCAAAAATCAGACAACCCCCAAAAATAACGAGTCGGGAGTCGCAGCGACCCTTACGCTTTATCTCTTGGATACTCTACGTAGAAaacggggcggcgggggctcgCACCGCTCCCCCTTTACAATATAATAaggaaagtaataaaaataataccccctccccttttttaattattatgtgcacaaaaaaaaacctttaaaaaaaaaaaaaactggactttttttttcctttcatgcaCGGTTTCTTTAGCACCACGGTGAGGATCCGGAGCGGGACGGGCAGAGAGGAGGATGGGAAGGGGTTGGCATCCCGGGATGCGGCCGGCAAAGGGGGGGTCCCCTGGAGCTCAGCACCCGCCGCAGCTGCGGGCGCAGGATGCGACCACGGTTTGGCAGAGCCCGCTGGTGGCCATCACCCCGCACTTGGAAAACTTGTCGCGGCAGAGATCGGCTGTGGGGGATAGAAAGAAAGAATCCGTGGGGTGTAGGgagcccccccacaccccgtGGGGACAGGGACGTGATGATGCTCCAAGGGGGtggctcagcccccccccccccaaaaatgggATCCCAGTTTGGTCCACTGGTTGTGGAGCGATgctcagagcagctttgggCGCTAGGATTTTtggtgtgtcccccccatggAAAAAGGGGTGACCTGGCTGGGGAAGACCCCCAATTTGGGGGCgcgccccccccgcctcaccTCGCAGCAGCTCTTCGTGGGCGCACACGGTGCGGACGCAGATCTCCTTGTTGATCACGTAAACCCGGCGGAGGCTGGattgtggggcgggggggagagagagagaaaaaaaaaaaaaaagatggagggGTTTAGTTCAAAAGCAGAGGGGCTCCCCAAAATAGGGGGGAGGTCAGGgaagctcccccccccccagtctcaCCTGTAAAAGCAGATCTCGTTCAGGCACTGCTTGCAGGGCTTGTGCACGGAGTAGAGCCTGGTGCAGGGGTATTGCTCCTCCCGGCAGTCTGcgaggagaaaaggcagctggtTTCTGATGGGGGGTCCGGGAAacccccccggggggggcccTGACACCCCGGGGATGGGCTCAGCGTCCGCTTGGTGcatttgcccccccccctcccctaaTTTTCGCCCCGGGGTATGAGCGTGGCTGCGCATCCTCACCCCAACCGGGCTAAAAGGGAGGCTGAAGGACCGAGGGGGGGTACGCGCTCACCGAGGGGTCCTGGCTCCGTGGGCTCGGTCTCgggggcagcagctgggggggagagaaaaatggggagggggagcaaaTTTAGGGATGGAGCAAAAGCATCCCGCTGCCCTTTCCCTGGGTTTTAGGGCTGGAGCATCCTTACGCTGGCACCCGAAGCTGCTCCGAGGGGGGAGCACAGCCGGGCGAAGGGTGCAGGGGAGGGATGGAGACCCCAAACcctggggtggggatggggggggctgGTGGCTGCCACCCACCTGGGGTTGGGGCTGGCACGATTTCCTGCTGGGATTGCTGCTGGGACTGGTACCGAAACTGCTCCTCGGGGGCACGGGGGGTGACATCTGCAAGGAGAGAGACAGTGCGGGCAACACCCCAaaaacctgcccccccccccgcccccccggcatCCCACAGGGGAACCACTTACCGTGATAGTCGTAGTAATCCTGAATTTCTGGGGaataaaacagagaacagagcagaggctgaggacggggcgggggggacagggacgaCACCCCATGGGGCCAGGACTTGGCAATGAGCCCCCAAAATTTCGCAGCCCATCTGAGCAAGGGGAAAACAccctccagccaccccaggaACGAACCTGGGCAACATCCCAccagggtttgggttgggtgttggggtttttttttttaaagcttaacaAAGGCTTAACAAATAATTGGCAGcgtgaggaaggggaaagggggggcACGTGTATAAGGGGGGGGACGGGAAGGTGTCGGGAGGAGGTTGGAAGTTTAGGGGCTGGAGAAAAGGGATGGAGCAAAGAGTATGGAAGTAGAAAGAGGCGTCAGACCGATGTGCATTTGgccagagaaagcaaaaaaagaaaggacaaagagagggggagagaggtgGGTGAAGCCTCTCCCCAGTTCAGGGTGCTCTAACCTGATTGCTGGTCGTACT
This DNA window, taken from Grus americana isolate bGruAme1 chromosome 21, bGruAme1.mat, whole genome shotgun sequence, encodes the following:
- the MFAP2 gene encoding microfibrillar-associated protein 2 isoform X1 is translated as MRWQATFWEEEGAGSGVALGPSGAPMLEREKRPRRWARAEPALTPRATPPAASRPALLLVAAVRMRAVGLFLLCLPAALLVQGQYSRFEGITYPEPVQYSQYDQQSEIQDYYDYHDVTPRAPEEQFRYQSQQQSQQEIVPAPTPAAAPETEPTEPGPLDCREEQYPCTRLYSVHKPCKQCLNEICFYSLRRVYVINKEICVRTVCAHEELLRADLCRDKFSKCGVMATSGLCQTVVASCARSCGGC
- the MFAP2 gene encoding microfibrillar-associated protein 2 isoform X6, encoding MLEQREKRPRRWARAEPALTPRATPPAASRPALLLVAAVRMRAVGLFLLCLPAALLVQGQYSRFEGITYPEPVQYSQYDQQSEIQDYYDYHDVTPRAPEEQFRYQSQQQSQQEIVPAPTPAAAPETEPTEPGPLDCREEQYPCTRLYSVHKPCKQCLNEICFYSLRRVYVINKEICVRTVCAHEELLRADLCRDKFSKCGVMATSGLCQTVVASCARSCGGC
- the MFAP2 gene encoding microfibrillar-associated protein 2 isoform X7 produces the protein MRAVGLFLLCLPAALLVQGQYSRFEGITYPEPVQYSQYDQQSEIQDYYDYHDVTPRAPEEQFRYQSQQQSQQEIVPAPTPAAAPETEPTEPGPLDCREEQYPCTRLYSVHKPCKQCLNEICFYSLRRVYVINKEICVRTVCAHEELLRADLCRDKFSKCGVMATSGLCQTVVASCARSCGGC
- the MFAP2 gene encoding microfibrillar-associated protein 2 isoform X8, with amino-acid sequence MRAVGLFLLCLPALLVQGQYSRFEGITYPEPVQYSQYDQQSEIQDYYDYHDVTPRAPEEQFRYQSQQQSQQEIVPAPTPAAAPETEPTEPGPLDCREEQYPCTRLYSVHKPCKQCLNEICFYSLRRVYVINKEICVRTVCAHEELLRADLCRDKFSKCGVMATSGLCQTVVASCARSCGGC
- the MFAP2 gene encoding microfibrillar-associated protein 2 isoform X3, with translation MRWATFWEEEGAGSGVALGPSGAPMLEREKRPRRWARAEPALTPRATPPAASRPALLLVAAVRMRAVGLFLLCLPAALLVQGQYSRFEGITYPEPVQYSQYDQQSEIQDYYDYHDVTPRAPEEQFRYQSQQQSQQEIVPAPTPAAAPETEPTEPGPLDCREEQYPCTRLYSVHKPCKQCLNEICFYSLRRVYVINKEICVRTVCAHEELLRADLCRDKFSKCGVMATSGLCQTVVASCARSCGGC
- the MFAP2 gene encoding microfibrillar-associated protein 2 isoform X5, whose translation is MRWQATFWEEEGAGSGVALGPSGAPMLETPPAASRPALLLVAAVRMRAVGLFLLCLPALLVQGQYSRFEGITYPEPVQYSQYDQQSEIQDYYDYHDVTPRAPEEQFRYQSQQQSQQEIVPAPTPAAAPETEPTEPGPLDCREEQYPCTRLYSVHKPCKQCLNEICFYSLRRVYVINKEICVRTVCAHEELLRADLCRDKFSKCGVMATSGLCQTVVASCARSCGGC
- the MFAP2 gene encoding microfibrillar-associated protein 2 isoform X4, producing MRWQATFWEEEGAGSGVALGPSGAPMLETPPAASRPALLLVAAVRMRAVGLFLLCLPAALLVQGQYSRFEGITYPEPVQYSQYDQQSEIQDYYDYHDVTPRAPEEQFRYQSQQQSQQEIVPAPTPAAAPETEPTEPGPLDCREEQYPCTRLYSVHKPCKQCLNEICFYSLRRVYVINKEICVRTVCAHEELLRADLCRDKFSKCGVMATSGLCQTVVASCARSCGGC
- the MFAP2 gene encoding microfibrillar-associated protein 2 isoform X2, which codes for MRWQATFWEEEGAGSGVALGPSGAPMLEREKRPRRWARAEPALTPRATPPAASRPALLLVAAVRMRAVGLFLLCLPALLVQGQYSRFEGITYPEPVQYSQYDQQSEIQDYYDYHDVTPRAPEEQFRYQSQQQSQQEIVPAPTPAAAPETEPTEPGPLDCREEQYPCTRLYSVHKPCKQCLNEICFYSLRRVYVINKEICVRTVCAHEELLRADLCRDKFSKCGVMATSGLCQTVVASCARSCGGC